From the Prunus dulcis chromosome 4, ALMONDv2, whole genome shotgun sequence genome, one window contains:
- the LOC117626768 gene encoding pentatricopeptide repeat-containing protein At4g39620, chloroplastic: protein MPLSLSPNSLHPSTLAFAQIFSQNSNLTQPWLPHVLLRKRPMPRISCVSTRPKRKPGTKTEDPDVREVVRMLMRSFSDKQPLLKTLNKYVRIVRTEHCFLLFEELGKSDEWLQCLEVFRWMQKQRWYVADNGVYSKLISVMGKKGQTRMAMWLFSEMRNSGCRPDTSVYNALISAHLNSKDKAKALDKALRYFDKMKGMERCQPNIVTYNILLRAFAQSRNVEKVNSLFKDLDESIASADIYTYNGVMDAYGKNGNIREMESVLSRMKSNQCKPDIITFNLLIDSYGKKQQFDKMEQVFKSLVRSKEKPTLPTFNSMIINYGKARLKEKAEDVFKKMIDMKYTPSFITYESLIMMYGFCDSVSKAREVFDRLADSGKELKVSTLNAMLDVYCMNGLPVEADKLFVNGNSIGVRPNVSTYKLLYKAYTKANMKELLEKLLKCMDKDGIVPNKRFFLEALGAFFSSAGSPGSVTATTGLSRPQDGTKT from the exons ATGCCCTTAAGTCTCTCACCGAACTCTCTCCATCCCTCCACATTGGCATTTGCtcaaattttttcacaaaactccaACCTTACACAGCCATGGCTTCCACACGTGCTTCTTCGGAAGCGACCCATGCCCCGAATTTCCTGCGTTTCGACCCGACCCAAAAGAAAACCGGGAACGAAGACCGAGGACCCGGATGTCCGTGAGGTGGTTCGTATGCTCATGAGGAGCTTCAGTGACAAACAGCCCTTGTTGAAGACACTCAACAAGTACGTTAGGATTGTTAGAACTGAGCATTGCTTTCTGCTTTTTGAAGAGCTTGGGAAGAGTGACGAGTGGCTTCAGTGCTTAGAG GTATTCAGATGGATGCAAAAGCAGCGCTGGTATGTTGCTGATAATGGTGTCTATTCGAAACTGATTTCGGTTATGGGAAAGAAAGGCCAAACTCGGATGGCCATGTGGCTCTTCTCTGAGATGCGTAATAGTGGGTGTCGGCCTGATACTTCTGTTTACAATGCACTCATCTCAGCCCACCTGAACAGCAAGGACAAAGCAAAGGCTTTGGACAAAGCTCTCAGATACTTTGACAAGATGAAGGGGATGGAACGGTGCCAACCCAACATTGTGACATATAATATTCTTTTGAGAGCTTTTGCACAATCTCGAAATGTAGAGAAAGTTAACTCTTTGTTTAAGGATCTTGATGAGAGCATTGCTTCCGCTGACATCTACACGTATAATGGTGTAATGGATGCATATGGGAAAAATGGGAATATCAGAGAAATGGAATCTGTTCTTTCTCGCATGAAAAGTAATCAGTGCAAGCCTGACATCATCACCTTCAATTTGCTGATTGATTCATATGGGAAGAAACAACAATTTGATAAGATGGAACAGGTATTTAAGAGCTTAGTTCGTTCCAAGGAGAAACCAACACTTCCTACATTTAATTCAATGATCATAAATTACGGGAAGGCAAGGCTTAAGGAGAAAGCAGAAGATGTGTTCAAGAAGATGATTGACATGAAATACACACCGAGCTTCATAACCTATGAGAGTCTTATCATGATGTATGGGTTCTGTGATAGTGTTTCAAAAGCTAGGGAGGTATTTGACAGGTTGGCTGACTCTGGAAAGGAGCTAAAAGTGTCAACGCTTAATGCGATGCTTGATGTCTACTGCATGAATGGTTTGCCCGTGGAAGCTGATAAGCTTTTTGTGAACGGAAATAGTATTGGGGTGCGCCCAAATGTATCAACATATAAACTTCTTTATAAGGCGTACACTAAAGCCAACATGAAGGAGCTTCTAGAGAAACTGCTGAAGTGCATGGACAAAGATGGTATTGTCCCTAATAAGAGGTTCTTTCTAGAGGCTCTGGGAGCATTTTTCTCTTCAGCAGGGAGTCCAGGGTCCGTGACTGCGACCACTGGTTTGAGCAGGCCACAGGATGGAACAAAAACTTAG
- the LOC117625713 gene encoding F-box/kelch-repeat protein At3g06240-like yields the protein MSEKGIIPACVGFGFDHSSGDYKVVMLSYLEGGIMFSVYTLKTGSWRMIQWPYPYKFDRMQKGVLLNGALHWLLMDRVGVEHRSSVIISFNLAEENVREIRLPLASIDTRDYIVGAFRDCLCLIHSGADGGMHNEFWIMKEYGVRESWTKIRSPIPYSALRHWFLEEKS from the coding sequence ATGTCGGAAAAGGGTATTATTCCAGCCTGcgttggttttggttttgatcaCTCCTCTGGTGATTACAAGGTCGTTATGTTGTCATATTTGGAAGGTGGAATTATGTTCAGTGTCTACACGTTGAAAACTGGCTCTTGGCGAATGATTCAATGGCCATATCCCTACAAATTTGACCGCATGCAGAAAGGGGTGCTTCTGAATGGAGCCCTTCATTGGTTGTTGATGGACAGAGTTGGAGTTGAACATCGGTCGTCGGTGATTATATCTTTCAATTTAGCAGAGGAGAATGTCCGAGAAATTCGACTACCACTTGCTTCTATTGATACGAGAGATTATATTGTCGGGGCCTTCAGAGATTGCTTATGTTTAATACATAGTGGTGCTGATGGAGGAATGCACAATGAGTTTTGGATCATGAAAGAATATGGCGTGAGGGAGTCTTGGACTAAAATAAGGAGCCCCATCCCATATTCTGCATTACGACACTGGTTTCTGGAAGAAAAGTCATGA
- the LOC117625493 gene encoding cytochrome P450 71AU50-like: protein MLAKATTHPCRLSRGFDARGFRSVIKEGVQLAGASNLADYIPFIASLDLQGFTKRMKSVNKAFDVFFEKIIEEHLQSNDGERTKDFVDVMVGFMGSVESEYQIERPHIKAIITDMLVASMDTSSTTVDWALSELMRHPKAMKEVQKELEDVVGLERMVEESDLEKLDYLSMVVKETLRLHPVAPLLVPHAATEDCIVNGYHIPKKTRVIINAWAIGRDPSAWTDAEEFIPERFEGSDVDVRGNHFQLIPFGSGRRRCPGIQLGLTVVQLMLAQLVHCFDWELPNNMLPEELDMSDSFGITVERVKRLIAIPSYRLHK from the exons ATGTTGGCCAAGGCGACCACCCATCCATGCAGGCTTTctag GGGTTTTGATGCGAGGGGTTTCAGGTCTGTGATCAAAGAGGGCGTCCAATTGGCAGGCGCCTCTAACTTGGCTGATTACATTCCTTTTATAGCTTCCCTTGACCTCCAAGGGTTTACGAAGCGGATGAAGTCTGTTAACAAGGCGTTTGATGTGTTCTTTGAGAAGATCATTGAGGAACATCTTCAATCTAACGATGGGGAAAGGACTAAAGACTTTGTTGATGTCATGGTGGGCTTCATGGGATCCGTAGAATCTGAATACCAAATCGAACGCCCTCATATCAAAGCGATAATAACG GACATGCTGGTGGCCTCCATGGACACGTCATCAACAACGGTCGACTGGGCACTGTCCGAGCTAATGAGGCATCCAAAAGCAATGAAAGAAGTCCAAAAGGAGCTAGAAGATGTTGTTGGATTGGAGAGAATGGTAGAGGAATCAGACTTGGAGAAATTGGACTACTTGAGCATGGTGGTGAAGGAAACCCTGAGGCTACACCCAGTTGCGCCATTGTTGGTTCCTCATGCAGCCACTGAAGACTGCATCGTCAATGGCTAccacatacccaaaaaaacgCGCGTTATCATAAATGCTTGGGCAATCGGGAGAGACCCGAGTGCTTGGACCGATGCAGAGGAGTTCATACCAGAAAGATTTGAGGGTAGCGACGTTGATGTTAGAGGAAATCACTTTCAGCTCATCCCATTTGGCTCTGGCCGAAGACGTTGCCCAGGAATTCAGTTAGGGCTCACTGTGGTCCAGTTAATGTTGGCACAACTTGTCCATTGTTTTGATTGGGAACTTCCAAATAACATGTTGCCAGAAGAATTGGACATGAGTGACTCGTTTGGCATTACGGTGGAAAGGGTCAAACGTCTAATTGCTATTCCTTCTTATCGACTTCACAAATGA
- the LOC117624912 gene encoding 7-deoxyloganetin glucosyltransferase-like produces the protein MDSREVATKPHAVCIPFPYQSHIKAMLKFAKLLHHRGFHITFVNTEFNHKRFLKSQGPNSLDGLPDFQFEAFSDSLPDSDEDATPDATLLCESIRKQHFLAPFHALLTKLNNDAISTSSNPPVTCIVSDGFMSAFTITAAEEIGVPIVLFYTIAACSFMGFKQLRAVVEKGLFPLKDESCFKNGYLDTVIDWIPGMRDIRLRDLPTFVRNTNLDDTGFNFIMEETERAHEASAVVLHTFDALEADVLEALSSMLPHVYTVGPLQLHLNQIPEHPLKMGYSPWKEETECLEWLNTKAPNSVVYVNFGSVAVVTPEQLVEFGWGLANSKLPFFWVIRPDLVVGESAILPPEFVAETKERSLIAGWCPQEQVLNHPSVGGFLMHSGWNSTVESLTAGVPMLCWPFFGDQQMDCRYTCNEWGIGMEISDDAKREEVEKLIKELMEGEKGKKMKNKVMEWKKLAEEATGPHGSSSTNLDNLVNQVLLRKS, from the exons ATGGATTCCAGAGAAGTAGCAACTAAGCCACATGCTGTTTGCATTCCATTCCCTTATCAAAGCCATATAAAGGCAATGCTTAAATTTGCAAAGCTCCTCCACCACAGAGGTTTTCATATAACCTTTGTTAACACAGAGTTCAATCACAAGCGCTTTCTTAAATCTCAAGGACCCAATTCCCTTGATGGCTTGcctgattttcaattcgaagcCTTCTCGGATAGCCTTCCGGATTCAGATGAAGATGCCACACCAGATGCCACCTTGCTTTGTGAATCCATCAGAAAACAACATTTCTTGGCTCCCTTTCATGCCCTCCTTACAAAACTCAACAATGATGCCATATCAACATCCAGCAATCCTCCTGTGACTTGCATAGTTTCAGATGGTTTCATGTCCGCATTCACAATCACAGCTGCTGAAGAAATCGGAGTCCCTATAGTGCTGTTCTACACTATAGCTGCCTGCAGCTTCATGGGATTTAAACAACTTCGCGCTGTGGTCGAAAAAGGACTTTTTCCACTCAAAG ATGAGAGCTGTTTCAAAAATGGCTATCTGGACACCGTAATAGATTGGATCCCAGGAATGAGAGATATCCGTTTAAGGGATCTCCCTACCTTTGTGCGAAACACAAATCTGGATGACACCGGATTTAACTTCATCATGGAAGAAACCGAAAGAGCTCATGAAGCTTCAGCAGTTGTTCTTCATACTTTTGATGCCTTGGAGGCAGATGTTTTGGAAGCTCTCTCATCTATGCTTCCCCATGTGTACACCGTTGGCCCTCTTCAATTGCATCTCAATCAGATACCAGAACACCCTTTGAAAATGGGATACAGTCCATGGAAAGAAGAAACTGAATGCCTCGAGTGGCTAAACACCAAGGCACCAAACTCAGTTGTCTATGTGAATTTCGGCAGTGTAGCAGTCGTGACACCAGAACAGCTTGTGGAGTTTGGGTGGGGACTTGCAAATAGCAAGCTTCCATTCTTTTGGGTAATTAGACCTGATCTAGTTGTTGGAGAATCCGCTATTTTGCCGCCTGAGTTTGTGGCTGAAACTAAGGAAAGAAGTCTAATAGCTGGGTGGTGCCCACAAGAGCAAGTCCTCAACCACCCCTCAGTTGGAGGATTTTTAATGCACAGCGGTTGGAATTCAACAGTTGAGAGCCTTACTGCAGGAGTTCCTATGCTCTGTTGGCCATTCTTTGGGGACCAGCAAATGGACTGTCGCTATACTTGCAATGAATGGGGAATTGGCATGGAGATTAGTGACGATGCGAAGAGGGAAGAGGTAGAGAAGCTTATCAAAGAGTTAATGGAGGGAGAGAAGGgtaagaagatgaaaaataaggTCATGGAGTGGAAGAAACTTGCAGAAGAAGCTACTGGTCCACATGGTTCTTCATCCACAAACTTAGACAATTTAGTGAATCAAGTGCTATTGAGAAAAAGTTAA